The genomic stretch AAAGTTTCCAACGATGACCATTATTGCCAGTGGGGGAGTAGCTAGTATGCAAGACATAGAAGACTTAAACAAAGAGGGCATTGATGGGGTAATTGTGGGCAAAGCCATTTACGAAAATCGCATTGCTTTAGAAGAACTTAAGCAGTTTGCCTAAAGTGTGACCATCTCATTAACTGAAGTTACGCAGACCTACTTATTTTAATGGTTATATGGCTTTATTGCTAAATGATTGGGCTACGCATCGCGCAACCATAAAACAATAAAGCTATCAAACAATATAAATAAGCAGACTTGGAAATTACTGCGTAACATCAGTCATTAAATAACCATTGAAAACTTATGATCACTAAAAGAATTATCCCCTGCCTCGACGTAAAAGATGGGCTTACTGTCAAAGGTGTACAGTTTGAGAACCTGGTAGTAGCAGGCGATGCTATAGAATTGGGGCGAAGGTATGCCGAAGAAGGAGCTGACGAGCTTTGTTTTTTGGACATTACCGCTACCAATGAAAAACGTAAAACCCTGGCGGCATTGGTCAAACGCATTGCTGCCAATATTAACATTCCTTTTACGGTGGGTGGGGGCATCAAGTCGGTAGACGATATTTCGGTATTGCTTGATTCGGGTGCCGATAAAATTACCATCAACTCGGCAGCTGTGCGCAACCCTGAGCTAGTGACCCAAGCCTCCAAAGAGTTTGGCGAACAATGCATTGTAATAGCTATAGATGCCCGCGAGGTAGCCGGCGAGTGGTATGTGCATACCCACGGAGGCAAACAAAAAACGGATATAAAATTGTTTGAATGGGCTAAAGAAGCCCAAGAACGCGGCGCAGGAGAAATTTTGTTTACTTCGATGAATAACGATGGTACCAAAAACGGTTTTACCCTTGAGGCTACCCGTCAATTGACTGAGGCTTTGACGATTCCGGTCATTGCTTCGGGGGGAGCAGGCGCCAAGTCGCATTTCAAGGATGTGTTTGAACAAGCCAATGCTGATGCGGGGCTGGCTGCCAGTATTTTTCATTTTAATGAAATAGGCATCAAAGAACTGAAAGATTACCTAAAGGCTGAAAATATTCACGTGAGAGGGTAATTTACTTATCATAATGTATTGTTACAATTAAAAAGCGATTGATGCCTGATCAGTCGCTTTTTACATCAATCGAGGCCTACTTCAGTTTTTCAGCCAAAGCCGCTACATTCTTTTTACTATTGCCAATAAATATATCATCGCCAATCAGGAACACTGGGCGTTTGAGAAAAGTATACCCGTCTAAAATGTATTGTTTATAATCGTCTTCGCTCAAAGTTTGATCCTTGAGTCCCAGCTCCTTGTATTTGCGCGAAACCCGGCTAAACAACGCTTCATAGCTTCCGGCAAGCTGGTACATTTCGTTTAATTGCGCCTCAGTAACTGGGTCAGCTTTGATATTTTGTTGCTCAAAACTATCGTCTACCCCCACCTCATTCATAATGCGTTTACAAGTATTGCAAGTAGATAAATAATATACTTTCCTTCTCATGTTGATTCAATTTTTCAAGTGTATTAAAACAAAACCACGAATATAAGCAACATTGGTTTAAATTGTCAAAAACCAACCATTTACTGAAAAGTACCCTTTGCATACAAAGCCAAAAATCCCATTGACTAGGCAAGCTTTTGCACAATCAATGGGACTTTCTGGGCATTATTTCATTTGGTTTACAGCGCGCTTTGGGATAAAGTAGCCTCTATTCAGCCGTTACTGCATAACGCTCGTAGTCAGTATACCCTTCCTTGCCAGGTGTATAAAAAGTATCTTGGTTTGGCTTGGTAAGTTCCCAGCCATTGGCAAAACGCTCTACCAAATCGGGGTTGGCTATATACGGACGCCCATAGGCAATAGCCTGAGTACGTTGCGAAGCAATTTCTTGCTCACCACTTTCTCCATCATAACCAGCGTTAGACACCAAAAAACCTTTGTATAGTTTACCAAAGTGTCCAATCACATCTTGTACAAAATAATCTTCTTTACCCAATTCCGTAAACGGACGACTCAAGTGTAAGTAGGCCAGGTTATAGTTGTTAAGACGCTTGATGATATACTCGAAAGTTTTGGCGGTTTGTTCATCCACTTTTTGCCCCATCATCTGGTGCAACATAGGGTTGAGTCGTACTCCAATGCGATCTTCTGGTACCACCTCTTTTACTGCGTCTAGTACCTCAAAGAAAAAGCGGGTCTTATTTTCATCATTACCTCCGTACTCATCAGTACGCAAGTTGCTGCAATTGTTAAAAAACTGGTGGATGAGGTACCCGTTAGATGAATGAATTTCTACGCCGTCAAAACCAGCTTTCATAGCATTGGCCGCCGCATTTTTAAAGTCTTGTACAATACCCTTGATCTCTTCTTTGGTAAGGGCGCGTGGAGTTTCGGTTTTGGTTTTTCCTTGAGGGGTAAATACTTCTTCATTGGGGTTGATAGCCGAAGGAGCCACGGGAGCTTTGCCTTCTGGCTGAAAGTGCGGGTGCGACATTCTGCCCACATGCCAAATCTGCATAAATATTTTACCGTCTTTTTCGTGTACAGCAGCAGTCACTTTTTTCCAGGCTTCTACTTGAGCTTCAGTATAAATACCCGGTACATTGATGTAGCCCGTGCCTTGCGGCGATATTACAGTACCTTCAGTAATAATCAAACCCGCTGAAGCCCTTTGTACATAGTACTCTGCATGAAGGTCGGTAGGTACTAGTTCCTCATTATTGGCGCGACTGCGGGTCAAAGGTGCCATAAATACTCGGTTGGCAAGGTTCAACGAACCCATTTGTACTGGTTTTAATAGTTCCATTTAAATGTTAGTTGTTTTATGGTTTAAAATAAGTTGATATATCAACAGTTATGTTTATAACTATTTGCGTAAAAAAATTACCCGTTTAGCATTTTTATCAGCAAGTGTTTAAGTTGTGTGATTTCCTCATCGTTGAGCCCTGTACACATTTCTCGGTGGGCTTGTTGCGAAAGGGCACAGCTCAAACTTTCAGCTTCTTTTCCTTTGCGGGTCAGGTAAATCCGGTAATTCCTTTTGTCCTTGTCATCCTGAATCCTCACAATGTAGTTCGTTTGCTCCAATTGCTCACAATAATTAGAAATATTGGGCTTTGCTACACAAGCCCGTTTGCTTATTTCTTGCTGGGTAAGCCCGTCCTCTTCCCATAGCCTGCTTAACACGATCCAACCCGCCTGACCAAAGTCCAGTTGATGTTCTTTCATCAACCGGGCGAAGTGAGCCCTGGTTCTCTTGGCGTTTTGCGTAAGCAAATAGGCTATTGATTCATTGACTTTAAACGGCATAATAAATTAGTTATGTTTATAACTGTACTTGAGTTGTTTTTGTTCAGTAAGTGCAGTTTTTTTTCAAACAACTTTCTCAAAAAACACCTAAGTCGTTGATAATTAAAAGATTATTCTTGTGAGTTATTTTAAAATGTGTTTTTTAAAAATAAAAAACCGTTGAGTATACAACAGACCTTCGGGTATTTTGTCCCCTTTTTAAAAACCTATATACCCCACAGTTTAGATATGTGTCCATAAACAGAGTAACTTCAAGCTTACATTTATTTAGTTTTATATTTACAAAGGTAATCAATAATCGGGGTTTTTAGG from Microscilla marina ATCC 23134 encodes the following:
- a CDS encoding arsenate reductase family protein, translated to MRRKVYYLSTCNTCKRIMNEVGVDDSFEQQNIKADPVTEAQLNEMYQLAGSYEALFSRVSRKYKELGLKDQTLSEDDYKQYILDGYTFLKRPVFLIGDDIFIGNSKKNVAALAEKLK
- the hisF gene encoding imidazole glycerol phosphate synthase subunit HisF, yielding MITKRIIPCLDVKDGLTVKGVQFENLVVAGDAIELGRRYAEEGADELCFLDITATNEKRKTLAALVKRIAANINIPFTVGGGIKSVDDISVLLDSGADKITINSAAVRNPELVTQASKEFGEQCIVIAIDAREVAGEWYVHTHGGKQKTDIKLFEWAKEAQERGAGEILFTSMNNDGTKNGFTLEATRQLTEALTIPVIASGGAGAKSHFKDVFEQANADAGLAASIFHFNEIGIKELKDYLKAENIHVRG
- a CDS encoding MarR family winged helix-turn-helix transcriptional regulator, which produces MPFKVNESIAYLLTQNAKRTRAHFARLMKEHQLDFGQAGWIVLSRLWEEDGLTQQEISKRACVAKPNISNYCEQLEQTNYIVRIQDDKDKRNYRIYLTRKGKEAESLSCALSQQAHREMCTGLNDEEITQLKHLLIKMLNG
- a CDS encoding alkene reductase — its product is MELLKPVQMGSLNLANRVFMAPLTRSRANNEELVPTDLHAEYYVQRASAGLIITEGTVISPQGTGYINVPGIYTEAQVEAWKKVTAAVHEKDGKIFMQIWHVGRMSHPHFQPEGKAPVAPSAINPNEEVFTPQGKTKTETPRALTKEEIKGIVQDFKNAAANAMKAGFDGVEIHSSNGYLIHQFFNNCSNLRTDEYGGNDENKTRFFFEVLDAVKEVVPEDRIGVRLNPMLHQMMGQKVDEQTAKTFEYIIKRLNNYNLAYLHLSRPFTELGKEDYFVQDVIGHFGKLYKGFLVSNAGYDGESGEQEIASQRTQAIAYGRPYIANPDLVERFANGWELTKPNQDTFYTPGKEGYTDYERYAVTAE